From Candidatus Synechococcus calcipolaris G9, a single genomic window includes:
- the dprA gene encoding DNA-processing protein DprA, with protein MQVVEQESAYWLAWAQIPGVGPVLLKRIWQFFGSLSQAWQAPLGELAQVDGVGPKLLDMICQQQQTTNIAENYQTHCAKNPYFWTPADPLYPRLLGEIPDPPPFLYYSGDINPGENQGQITAVAIVGTREPSDYAKRWTRKLARTLGEHGFLVVSGLAAGIDTEAHRGCLEGGGRTMAVLGTGIDLIYPPQNRHLYGEICRNGVIVSEYVAGTPADRPNFPRRNRIIAGLCRATLIMEAPSKSGSLITARIAAEYGRDVYVLPGSLDNPRAMGCLGLVNRGAQIILGAGHLLELLGQTPTMDPPPRQERPPLPAELNCLLEAIARLSLNTNQPAVAFDLIVQETHLSAAAVSSGLLQLELMGLVSSEPGMRYQSLC; from the coding sequence ATGCAGGTAGTGGAACAAGAATCAGCCTACTGGTTGGCATGGGCCCAAATTCCGGGGGTGGGGCCGGTCTTACTCAAACGGATTTGGCAATTTTTCGGATCCCTTAGCCAGGCATGGCAGGCCCCCCTCGGTGAATTAGCCCAGGTTGATGGGGTGGGTCCAAAACTCCTAGATATGATTTGCCAGCAACAACAAACCACAAATATTGCCGAAAACTATCAAACCCACTGCGCTAAAAATCCCTATTTCTGGACACCCGCCGATCCCCTATACCCACGGCTATTGGGGGAAATTCCCGATCCGCCGCCCTTCCTCTACTATTCCGGTGACATTAACCCAGGGGAAAATCAGGGGCAAATCACGGCCGTGGCGATCGTGGGCACAAGGGAGCCTTCGGACTACGCCAAACGTTGGACCCGCAAATTGGCTCGCACCCTAGGAGAGCATGGATTTTTAGTCGTTTCCGGTTTAGCCGCTGGGATTGATACAGAGGCCCACAGAGGTTGCCTGGAAGGGGGCGGGCGCACCATGGCCGTATTAGGGACGGGGATTGATCTAATTTATCCCCCTCAAAATCGTCATCTCTATGGAGAAATTTGCCGCAACGGGGTCATTGTCAGTGAATATGTCGCAGGAACCCCCGCCGATCGCCCCAACTTTCCCCGCCGCAATCGGATTATTGCTGGGTTATGCCGAGCAACCTTAATTATGGAAGCCCCTAGTAAATCCGGCTCCTTAATTACCGCTAGAATTGCCGCTGAGTACGGGCGAGATGTGTATGTGTTGCCGGGCAGTTTGGATAATCCACGGGCGATGGGTTGCTTGGGCTTGGTCAACCGAGGGGCGCAAATCATTTTGGGAGCAGGACATTTGCTCGAGCTATTGGGCCAAACACCAACCATGGACCCGCCACCCCGCCAGGAACGTCCTCCCTTACCGGCGGAACTCAATTGCCTTCTGGAAGCGATCGCCCGCCTATCCTTAAATACTAACCAGCCCGCCGTCGCCTTTGATTTAATCGTCCAGGAAACTCACCTGTCTGCCGCTGCCGTCTCCAGTGGTTTATTGCAGCTTGAACTCATGGGCCTCGTCAGCTCAGAACCAGGGATGCGCTACCAAAGCTTATGCTAG
- a CDS encoding NAD(P)H-dependent oxidoreductase, with translation MAVSLDDVLQQLQWRYATKKFDASKKIPESTWRVLEQSLVLAPSSFGLQPWKFFVVTDPELRQELVNHSWGQKQVVDASHLVVLAIKKGINTEDVDRYLARQAAVHQVPIENLQKYGDVVKGFLEKPPYPLDMDDWSTRQVYLALGQLMTAAAMLGIDTCPMEGFNPAKYDELLGLPTQGYKSVVVCTLGYRADDDKYASLPKVRYETEEVISYL, from the coding sequence ATGGCGGTTAGTCTCGATGACGTTCTCCAGCAGTTGCAGTGGCGTTATGCCACCAAAAAATTTGATGCTTCAAAGAAAATTCCAGAATCGACCTGGCGAGTACTAGAGCAAAGCCTGGTATTGGCTCCCTCGTCCTTTGGTTTACAGCCCTGGAAATTCTTTGTGGTCACTGACCCAGAACTTCGCCAAGAACTGGTCAATCATTCCTGGGGACAAAAACAAGTGGTGGATGCCTCCCATTTAGTGGTGTTGGCCATCAAAAAGGGAATTAATACCGAGGACGTAGATCGATACTTGGCCCGCCAAGCGGCCGTTCACCAAGTCCCCATAGAGAATCTGCAAAAGTATGGCGATGTGGTCAAAGGGTTTTTAGAGAAGCCGCCCTACCCCCTAGACATGGATGACTGGTCAACCCGTCAGGTGTACTTGGCTTTGGGTCAATTAATGACGGCCGCAGCGATGCTAGGCATTGATACCTGTCCCATGGAAGGGTTTAATCCGGCAAAATACGACGAGCTTTTAGGGTTGCCTACCCAGGGGTATAAGTCTGTTGTGGTCTGTACCTTGGGCTATCGGGCTGACGATGATAAGTATGCGTCCCTACCCAAAGTGCGCTATGAAACCGAGGAGGTTATTAGCTATCTCTAG
- a CDS encoding type I glyceraldehyde-3-phosphate dehydrogenase, producing the protein MVRVAINGFGRIGRNFMRCWLKRKANSKLDIVAINDTSDPRTNAHLLKYDSMLGTFHDADITSDESCIYADGKAFKCVSDRNPENLPWGAWDIDLVIEATGVFTTRDGANKHVNAGAKKVLITAPGKGNVPTYVVGVNHKTFDPNETILSNASCTTNCLAPIVKVLHEAFTIQQGMMTTTHSYTGDQRILDASHRDLRRARAAAINIVPTSTGAAKAVGLVIPELQGKLNGIALRVPTPNVSVVDFVAQVEKPTIAEQVNNVLKEAAEGPMQGIIHYSDLELVSSDYKGHDASSILDASLTMVMGGNMVKVVAWYDNEWGYSQRVLDLAEHVAANWSV; encoded by the coding sequence GTGGTTAGAGTTGCAATTAACGGTTTTGGTCGCATCGGCCGGAATTTTATGCGGTGCTGGCTCAAGCGCAAGGCCAACAGCAAATTAGATATTGTCGCCATTAACGATACATCCGATCCCCGCACCAATGCCCACCTGCTCAAGTACGACTCTATGCTGGGCACGTTCCATGATGCAGACATCACCTCCGATGAAAGTTGCATCTATGCTGATGGTAAGGCCTTCAAATGTGTATCTGATCGCAACCCCGAAAACCTACCCTGGGGTGCCTGGGATATTGACTTAGTCATTGAAGCTACGGGGGTATTTACAACCCGCGATGGCGCAAATAAGCACGTTAATGCTGGGGCAAAAAAGGTTTTAATTACTGCTCCTGGCAAGGGAAATGTCCCCACCTACGTCGTTGGCGTGAATCACAAAACCTTTGATCCCAATGAAACCATTTTAAGTAATGCCAGTTGTACCACCAACTGCCTTGCTCCCATTGTCAAGGTTCTCCACGAAGCCTTTACGATTCAACAGGGGATGATGACCACCACCCACAGCTATACCGGGGATCAACGGATTTTAGATGCCAGTCACCGGGATCTTCGCCGGGCCCGGGCCGCTGCCATTAATATTGTGCCTACCTCAACCGGGGCCGCCAAGGCTGTGGGTCTCGTGATTCCGGAACTCCAAGGTAAGCTAAACGGGATTGCCCTGCGCGTACCTACTCCTAATGTGTCCGTTGTAGATTTTGTCGCCCAAGTAGAAAAACCCACGATCGCCGAGCAGGTGAATAATGTCCTCAAGGAAGCGGCGGAAGGGCCGATGCAGGGGATCATTCACTATAGTGATCTGGAACTGGTTTCCAGTGACTACAAAGGTCATGATGCCTCCTCCATTTTGGATGCGTCCCTAACCATGGTGATGGGGGGCAATATGGTTAAAGTGGTGGCCTGGTATGACAACGAGTGGGGCTACAGCCAACGGGTGTTAGACTTGGCCGAGCATGTGGCTGCAAACTGGTCAGTCTAG
- a CDS encoding pyridoxal-phosphate-dependent aminotransferase family protein yields the protein MQDKAMLMIPGPTPVPESVLLSLAKHPIGHRSGEFSQIMAEITAGLKWLHQTKNDVLILAASGTGAMEAGIINVLSAGDLVVVGCNGKFGDRWGEVCDAYGLKTERITAPWGKPLDPDSFRQVLEADTDKTIKAVIITHSETSTGVINDLETINRYVKAHGALIIVDAVTSLGATNVPVDDWGLDIVGSGSQKGYMMPPGLAFVSVSEKAWAAYQTATLPKYYLDLGKYRKDAQKNTTPFTPPVNLFYSLHTALTIMQREGLEAIFARHQRLQSATRAAIKAMNFALFAEDGCASPAITAVVPQGIDAETVRSLMKKRFDIALAGGQDHLKGEIFRIGHLGFVGDRDILAAIAALEAVVYELGYKNFSLGAGVAAAAQCMG from the coding sequence ATGCAAGACAAGGCAATGTTAATGATTCCCGGCCCCACACCGGTGCCGGAGTCAGTTCTTCTTTCCCTCGCTAAACATCCCATTGGCCATCGCAGTGGTGAATTTAGCCAGATTATGGCCGAGATTACGGCGGGATTGAAGTGGCTGCATCAAACCAAGAACGATGTCCTCATTTTGGCGGCCAGTGGAACCGGAGCCATGGAGGCCGGGATCATTAATGTCTTGAGCGCGGGCGATCTCGTGGTGGTGGGCTGTAATGGCAAATTTGGCGATCGCTGGGGAGAGGTTTGTGATGCCTATGGCCTCAAAACCGAGCGGATTACGGCTCCTTGGGGAAAACCCTTAGACCCGGATTCCTTTCGCCAAGTGCTTGAGGCAGACACCGATAAAACCATCAAAGCGGTGATCATTACCCACAGTGAAACCTCTACTGGCGTGATCAATGATCTGGAAACGATCAATCGCTATGTGAAAGCCCATGGGGCCCTAATCATTGTGGATGCCGTCACCAGTTTAGGGGCCACCAATGTCCCTGTCGATGACTGGGGCCTAGATATTGTCGGTTCCGGTTCCCAAAAGGGCTACATGATGCCACCAGGTTTAGCCTTCGTGAGTGTGAGTGAAAAGGCTTGGGCGGCCTACCAAACCGCCACATTGCCCAAGTATTACCTGGATCTGGGTAAATATCGCAAAGATGCCCAGAAAAACACTACCCCCTTCACACCGCCAGTGAATCTCTTTTATTCCCTGCATACTGCCCTAACCATAATGCAGAGGGAGGGACTAGAGGCGATCTTTGCCCGTCATCAGCGACTACAATCAGCCACCCGGGCCGCCATCAAAGCGATGAACTTCGCCCTTTTTGCCGAGGATGGGTGTGCAAGTCCCGCCATTACGGCCGTAGTTCCCCAGGGAATCGACGCGGAGACCGTGCGTAGCTTGATGAAAAAGCGGTTTGATATTGCCCTCGCCGGTGGTCAGGATCATCTCAAGGGAGAGATTTTCCGGATTGGCCATTTGGGGTTTGTGGGCGATCGCGACATTTTAGCTGCCATTGCTGCCCTAGAGGCAGTGGTTTACGAGTTGGGCTATAAGAATTTTTCTCTAGGGGCGGGGGTGGCTGCCGCTGCTCAATGTATGGGTTAG
- a CDS encoding DUF4278 domain-containing protein: protein MKLTYRGVAYQANSVKLPLVNDTISGKYRGATWQGKKLAESIDQPMYTLCWRGVTYNTDGSLVPVEATQGSLSGILADSTKPMAMDQHRAAILKSLEHRINVARNQGNQQLVQALEDEWKQFA from the coding sequence ATGAAACTAACCTATCGTGGTGTCGCCTATCAGGCCAATTCGGTCAAGCTTCCCCTTGTTAACGACACAATCAGCGGCAAATATCGGGGCGCGACTTGGCAGGGCAAAAAACTAGCCGAATCCATTGATCAGCCGATGTATACTCTTTGCTGGCGGGGTGTAACCTACAACACGGATGGTTCCCTAGTGCCCGTGGAAGCAACCCAGGGTTCTCTGTCCGGGATTTTAGCTGACTCTACCAAGCCCATGGCCATGGATCAGCACCGGGCCGCCATTCTCAAGAGCTTAGAGCATCGGATCAATGTTGCCCGCAATCAAGGGAATCAGCAACTTGTCCAAGCCCTCGAAGATGAATGGAAACAGTTTGCCTAG
- a CDS encoding photosystem II high light acclimation radical SAM protein — MPARVLYVRLPCNPIFPIGVVYLADHIHKQLPQVEQRIFDLGTVPPLDFQRALATCIDEFQPTHLVFSWRDIQIYAPVGGRGGNPLQNAFEFYYALNPLIKLRGAIGGLRVMLAYYGELWRNLGLIRQGIQHAKRYCPEVKTIVGGGAVSVFYEQLGRSLPQGTIISVGEGETLLAKVLQHQAIDQERCYVVGQGQPRDRLIHEWPNPIEKTACNYDYIETIWPELEYYLQGGDFYIGVQTKRGCPHNCCYCVYTVVEGKQVRINPAAEVVAEMRQFYDRGIRNFWFTDAQFIPARKFIPDAIALLKEILRTDMTDIHWAAYIRADNLTPELCDLMVQTGMNYFEIGITSGSQELVRKMRMGYNLRTVLQNCRDLKAAGFEDLVSVNYSFNVIDERPETIAQTVAYHRELEQIFGADKVEPAIFFIGLQPHTHLEDYAFDQGILKKGYNPMSLMPWTAKKLLWNPEPLGAVFGEVCLAAWRNNPNDFGREVMKILEDRFGRADLETALSAPIPEKTGRSLTSV, encoded by the coding sequence ATGCCGGCCCGTGTCCTCTATGTCCGTCTACCCTGCAACCCGATTTTTCCCATTGGGGTAGTTTATCTGGCGGATCACATTCATAAACAGTTGCCCCAGGTGGAGCAGCGAATTTTTGATTTAGGGACGGTGCCGCCCTTAGATTTTCAACGTGCCCTGGCGACCTGTATTGATGAGTTTCAACCGACCCATCTGGTATTTTCCTGGCGAGATATTCAGATCTACGCACCGGTGGGTGGGCGGGGCGGCAACCCCTTACAAAATGCCTTTGAGTTTTACTATGCCCTCAACCCGTTGATTAAGTTGCGGGGGGCGATCGGGGGACTGCGAGTGATGCTGGCCTACTATGGTGAACTTTGGCGGAATCTAGGTCTGATCCGCCAGGGTATCCAGCACGCAAAACGCTATTGCCCAGAGGTGAAGACCATTGTCGGTGGTGGGGCTGTCAGTGTCTTTTATGAGCAGCTTGGCCGCAGTTTACCCCAGGGGACGATTATTTCTGTGGGGGAAGGGGAAACCCTCTTGGCTAAGGTATTACAACACCAGGCCATTGACCAAGAGCGGTGCTATGTCGTCGGCCAAGGGCAACCCCGCGATCGCCTGATCCATGAATGGCCCAACCCCATTGAAAAAACCGCCTGTAACTATGACTATATCGAAACCATCTGGCCCGAATTGGAGTATTACCTTCAGGGGGGGGATTTCTATATTGGCGTACAAACCAAACGGGGCTGTCCCCACAATTGTTGCTACTGCGTCTATACCGTCGTCGAGGGCAAACAGGTGCGGATCAATCCAGCCGCCGAAGTGGTGGCGGAAATGCGGCAATTCTACGATCGCGGTATTCGTAATTTTTGGTTCACCGATGCCCAATTTATTCCGGCCCGTAAATTTATTCCCGATGCGATCGCCCTGCTGAAGGAAATTTTAAGGACAGACATGACGGATATTCATTGGGCCGCCTATATTCGCGCCGATAACCTCACGCCGGAACTGTGCGATCTCATGGTGCAAACTGGCATGAATTACTTTGAAATTGGCATTACTAGTGGTTCCCAAGAACTAGTGCGAAAAATGCGAATGGGTTACAATCTCCGCACCGTTCTCCAAAATTGCCGAGATCTAAAAGCGGCGGGATTTGAGGATCTCGTTTCCGTAAACTATTCCTTTAATGTCATTGATGAACGACCGGAAACCATTGCCCAAACCGTTGCCTACCACCGCGAACTAGAGCAGATCTTTGGGGCAGACAAGGTGGAACCAGCTATCTTTTTTATTGGTCTCCAACCCCATACCCACCTTGAGGACTATGCCTTTGATCAGGGCATCCTTAAAAAAGGCTATAACCCCATGAGCTTAATGCCCTGGACAGCAAAAAAACTCCTCTGGAATCCAGAACCCCTAGGGGCCGTCTTTGGGGAGGTGTGTTTAGCCGCTTGGCGGAACAATCCCAATGATTTTGGCCGAGAAGTCATGAAAATTCTTGAGGATAGGTTTGGCCGCGCCGATCTAGAAACCGCATTATCGGCTCCGATCCCCGAAAAAACAGGGCGATCGCTCACCAGTGTATAA
- a CDS encoding class I SAM-dependent methyltransferase: MAQSPSLSYPGKDLEAMSFAVNYHQWIMDVFSPYLTGAIAEVGAGKGSISNLLLEKNIDQLVAFEPSQEMYPDLAQSLAPDQRARAVNDFFSPSYGQGIFDAVVYINVLEHIEDDRTELTHAWQALKPKGYLLIFVPALGWLYSSFDQQIGHFRRYTKSGLMNRVKNAGFSILQADYFDLVGILPWYINFVLLGRSLGQGSVSLYDKLVIPPMRVIEQIVPPPIGKNVLLVGQKI; the protein is encoded by the coding sequence ATGGCCCAGAGTCCTAGTCTGAGTTATCCTGGCAAGGATCTGGAAGCTATGTCCTTTGCCGTGAATTACCATCAGTGGATCATGGATGTGTTTAGCCCCTATCTAACTGGGGCGATCGCCGAGGTGGGGGCCGGCAAGGGAAGTATATCCAACCTCCTCCTAGAGAAAAACATTGATCAGCTTGTCGCCTTTGAACCCTCCCAGGAGATGTATCCGGACTTAGCCCAGTCCCTGGCCCCAGATCAACGGGCAAGGGCCGTCAATGATTTCTTTAGTCCCAGCTATGGTCAAGGGATCTTTGATGCGGTGGTTTATATTAACGTCCTTGAGCATATCGAAGATGATCGGACGGAACTGACCCATGCCTGGCAAGCCCTCAAACCCAAGGGATATCTATTGATCTTTGTGCCGGCCCTTGGCTGGTTGTATAGCAGCTTTGATCAGCAGATTGGACATTTTCGCCGTTATACCAAATCAGGATTAATGAACAGGGTCAAAAATGCCGGCTTTTCCATTCTTCAGGCAGACTATTTTGATCTAGTGGGGATTTTACCGTGGTACATCAACTTTGTTTTACTGGGGCGTTCCCTAGGCCAGGGCAGTGTTTCCCTTTACGACAAATTAGTCATTCCGCCGATGCGAGTGATTGAGCAAATCGTTCCCCCTCCCATTGGCAAAAATGTTCTTTTGGTTGGTCAAAAAATTTAA